One segment of Cynocephalus volans isolate mCynVol1 chromosome 8, mCynVol1.pri, whole genome shotgun sequence DNA contains the following:
- the MANEAL gene encoding glycoprotein endo-alpha-1,2-mannosidase-like protein isoform X2, whose product MITGNPQMTWCPPFWTLPISMTSRYGSHGAFYHYKNSMGKSLPLFYIYDSYLTSPEAWAHLLTPNGPHSIRNTPYDGVFIALLVEEGHTHDILAAGFDGMYTYFASNGFSFGSSHQNWKAVKNFCDANNLMFIPSVGPGYTDTSIRPWNNHNTRNRVNGKYYETALQAALTVRPEIVSITSFNEWHEGTQIEKAIPKKTPTRLYLDYLPHQPSLYLELTRRWAEHFIKEKEQWLM is encoded by the exons ATGATAACGGGGAACCCTCAGATGACCTGGTGCCCGCCATTCTGGACACTGCCCATCAGCATGACATCCAG GTATGGCTCTCATGGTGCATTTTACCACTATAAGAACAGCATGGGCAAGAGCCTCCCACTCTTTTATATCTACGACTCATACTTGACATCACCTGAGGCCTGGGCCCACCTCCTGACACCAAATGGGCCTCACTCAATCCGCAACACCCCCTATGATGGGGTCTTCATAGCGCTGCTGGTGGAGGAGGGCCACACACATGACATCCTGGCCGCTGGATTTGATGGCATGTACACCTACTTTGCCTCCAATGGTTTCTCCTTTGGCTCCTCGCATCAGAACTGGAAAGCTGTGAAGAACTTTTGTGATGCCAACAACCTCATGTTCATTCCCAGTGTGGGGCCTGGCTACACTGACACCAGCATACGGCCCTGGAACAACCACAATACGCGGAACAGGGTCAATGGCAAGTACTATGAGACAGCCCTGCAGGCGGCCTTGACAGTGAGGCCTGAGATTGTCTCCATCACCTCATTCAATGAGTGGCATGAGGGCACCCAGATCGAGAAGGCCATTCCCAAGAAGACACCAACTCGCCTGTATTTGGACTACCTGCCTCATCAGCCCAGCCTGTACCTAGAGCTGACCCGCCGCTGGGCAGAACACTTCATCAAAGAGAAGGAGCAGTGGCTGATGTGA
- the MANEAL gene encoding glycoprotein endo-alpha-1,2-mannosidase-like protein isoform X1, whose product MARRRRRACIALFLVLLFAFGTLMGLRTLKAPDGLPALGPGLELAPFERRPEGAPAPAARAPAAPAAPPPPPPPPRTADPGSSPGPAPAEAEPAPGQSLRVYSDLHAFYYSWYGSPRREGHYIHWDHVMVPHWDPKISASYPRGRHSPPDDLGSSFYPELGPYSSRDPDVLREHMTQLKEAAIGVLVLSWYPPGMADDNGEPSDDLVPAILDTAHQHDIQVAFHIQPYKGRDDITVHDNIKYIIDTYGSHGAFYHYKNSMGKSLPLFYIYDSYLTSPEAWAHLLTPNGPHSIRNTPYDGVFIALLVEEGHTHDILAAGFDGMYTYFASNGFSFGSSHQNWKAVKNFCDANNLMFIPSVGPGYTDTSIRPWNNHNTRNRVNGKYYETALQAALTVRPEIVSITSFNEWHEGTQIEKAIPKKTPTRLYLDYLPHQPSLYLELTRRWAEHFIKEKEQWLM is encoded by the exons ATGGCCCGGCGGCGGCGCCGCGCCTGCATCGCGCTGTTCCTGGTGCTGCTCTTCGCCTTCGGCACCCTCATGGGCCTGCGCACGCTCAAGGCTCCGGATGGACTCCCGGCCCTGGGCCCGGGCCTGGAGCTGGCGCCCTTTGAGCGACGCCCGGAGGGGGCTCCCGCGCCGGCCGCCAGGGCCCCGGCCGCCCCCGCCGCGcctcccccgccgccgccgccgccccgcaCCGCGGACCCTGGCAGCTCCCCGGGGCCGGCCCCCGCGGAGGCCGAGCCCGCCCCCGGGCAGAGTTTGCGCGTCTACTCGGACCTGCACGCCTTCTACTACTCGTGGTACGGGAGCCCGCGGCGCGAGGGCCATTACATCCACTGGGACCACGTCATGGTGCCACACTGGGACCCCAAGATCTCGGCCAGCTACCCCCGCGGCCGCCACAGCCCTCCAGACGACTTGGGCTCCAGCTTCTACCCGGAGCTAGGACCCTACAGCTCCCGGGACCCCGATGTGCTGCGTGAGCACATGACCCAGCTCAAGGAAGCCGCCATCG GCGTCCTGGTCCTGTCCTGGTACCCACCTGGCATGGCTGATGATAACGGGGAACCCTCAGATGACCTGGTGCCCGCCATTCTGGACACTGCCCATCAGCATGACATCCAG GTGGCCTTCCATATCCAACCCTACAAGGGCCGGGATGACATCACTGTACATGACAACATCAAGTACATTATTGACAC GTATGGCTCTCATGGTGCATTTTACCACTATAAGAACAGCATGGGCAAGAGCCTCCCACTCTTTTATATCTACGACTCATACTTGACATCACCTGAGGCCTGGGCCCACCTCCTGACACCAAATGGGCCTCACTCAATCCGCAACACCCCCTATGATGGGGTCTTCATAGCGCTGCTGGTGGAGGAGGGCCACACACATGACATCCTGGCCGCTGGATTTGATGGCATGTACACCTACTTTGCCTCCAATGGTTTCTCCTTTGGCTCCTCGCATCAGAACTGGAAAGCTGTGAAGAACTTTTGTGATGCCAACAACCTCATGTTCATTCCCAGTGTGGGGCCTGGCTACACTGACACCAGCATACGGCCCTGGAACAACCACAATACGCGGAACAGGGTCAATGGCAAGTACTATGAGACAGCCCTGCAGGCGGCCTTGACAGTGAGGCCTGAGATTGTCTCCATCACCTCATTCAATGAGTGGCATGAGGGCACCCAGATCGAGAAGGCCATTCCCAAGAAGACACCAACTCGCCTGTATTTGGACTACCTGCCTCATCAGCCCAGCCTGTACCTAGAGCTGACCCGCCGCTGGGCAGAACACTTCATCAAAGAGAAGGAGCAGTGGCTGATGTGA
- the C8H1orf122 gene encoding uncharacterized protein C1orf122 homolog: MEWGPGSDWSRGEAAGVDRGKAGLGLGGRPPPQPPRDERAQQLLDAVEQRQRQLLDTIAACEEMLRQLGRRRPEPAGGGNVSAKPGTPPQPAVSTRGGFPKDAGDGAPEP; encoded by the exons ATGGAATGGGGTCCGGGCTCAGACTGGTCACGGGG GGAGGCTGCCGGCGTGGACCGCGGGAAGGCGGGGCTGGGGCTCGGCGGGAGGCCACCCCCGCAGCCGCCCCGGGATGAGCGCGCCCAGCAGCTGCTGGACGCGGTGgagcagcggcagcggcagctCCTGGACACCATCGCCGCCTGCGAGGAGATGCTACGGCAGCTGGGCCGCCGGCGCCCGGAGCCGGCTGGTGGCGGG AACGTCTCAGCCAAACCCGGAACACCCCCCCAGCCAGCTGTCTCCACCAGAGGTGGCTTTCCAAAGGATGCTGGCGATGGAGCTCCGGAGCCCTGA
- the YRDC gene encoding threonylcarbamoyl-AMP synthase: MSPVRPCRGLRAAVAASMGLSEGPAASTRSDRLLRPPSPAPAAPGARLLRLPGSGAVQAASPERAGWTEALRVAVAELRAGAVVAVPTDTLYGLACSASCSAALDAVYRLKGRSEAKPLAVCLGRVADVYRYCHVRVPEGLLKDLLPGPVTLVMERSEELNKDLNPFTPLVGIRIPDHAFMQDLAQMFGGPLALTSANLSSQASSLNVKEFQDLWPQLSLVIDGGPIGDGESPECRLGSTVVDLSVPGKFGIIRPGCALESTTAILQQKYGLLPSRGSCS; the protein is encoded by the exons ATGTCTCCAGTGCGTCCGTGCAGGGGGTTGAGGGCCGCGGTGGCCGCCAGCATGGGGTTGAGTGAGGGGCCTGCGGCCTCCACCCGGAGCGACCGCCTCCTCCGCCCGCCGAGTCCCGCTCCGGCGGCGCCAGGAGCTCGGCTGTTGCGGCTCCCAGGGAGTGGGGCCGTGCAGGCTGCAAGCCCCGAGCGCGCCGGCTGGACCGAGGCGCTGCGGGTCGCCGTGGCCGAGCTGCGCGCCGGCGCCGTGGTGGCCGTCCCCACCGATACGCTGTACGGCCTGGCCTGCTCAGCGAGCTGCTCAGCGGCACTGGATGCTGTGTACCGCCTCAAGGGCCGCAGCGAGGCTAAGCCGCTGGCCGTTTGCCTGGGCCGCGTGGCCGACGTCTACAG GTATTGCCATGTGAGAGTACCCGAGGGGCTCCTGAAAGACCTGTTGCCAGGACCAGTGACCCTGGTGATGGAACGCTCAGAGGAGCTCAACAAGGACCTGAACCCCTTTACTCCT CTTGTAGGCATCCGGATTCCTGACCATGCCTTCATGCAGGACTTGGCCCAGATGTTTGGGGGACCTCTTGCTCTCACCAGCGCCAACCTCAGCTCCCAGGCCAGTTCTCTGAATGTCAAG gAGTTTCAAGACCTCTGGCCTCAGTTATCTCTGGTCATTGATGGAGGACCAATTGGGGATGGCGAGAGCCCTGAGTGTCGCCTTGGCTCAACTGTGGTTGACTTATCTGTGCCTGGAAAGTTTGGCATCATTCGTCCAGGCTG TGCCCTGGAAAGTACTACAGCCATCCTCCAACAGAAGTATGGGCTGCTCCCCTCACGTGGATCCTGCTCGTGA